The following nucleotide sequence is from Triticum dicoccoides isolate Atlit2015 ecotype Zavitan chromosome 7B, WEW_v2.0, whole genome shotgun sequence.
ttccatttgtgcttTAATTTTGTATCAATGAACTTGCATGGTTGGAACTTGttatatatggatggatggataaacaatatgaaacttttgtaatatgtaaggatgcatggaactatatatgtgttggttatgtatgtatatatgatgaaacttgtgtgttggatatgcttGTTGTGTGTATATGTATATCTGTGTGTATCTGTGAATTGTTGTTAAATTGAATGAATTAAATTAAAAACAGGGATGTACAGGctatttgccgtcagctagctgacggcaaatatGCCACGTGGCAGATACCGGTGATTCATGGGACTAGCATGTTTGAGCACTTTGCCGTCtgtcagctgacggcaaagaccgtAGCCTCTTTgtggtccgctggctgacggcaaagcacgccgttaacccgTAACGGCTCTCAGCCCACCTCACTGCCGTCCACAATCGTTGCCGCCTGCTGGCCACCATCGGCGGACGGCACAACCCTTTGCCGTCCGTTTCcaggaagcggacggcaaagaaggcctttgctggcacgtgttcagaCAGAcggtttgccgtccgccagcagactgcAAAGGAGTTTGCCGTCCGTGATCCATTCCTTTGTCGTccaccatggcggacggcaaagatgtgGATTCCAGTAGTGTGCCATGACAAGGTCCATTGACCGTAATTTTAGTCCTCAGCAAATAATCACACTTTTTTTACAATGAGCACATAAAACTAATACAAGAGAATCTATGTTAGAATTAATTTTCTCTGTCAATTATAGTTTGCACATGACCGCAAAGTTTGCCAAGCTAGACAGTCACTCATTCTAGAATCATACTCACATATATCCATTAAAAAAGTTCTTCTTCTTTTTCGTGTTagaaaaagataaaagaaaaaaTTGCATGTTTGATACCATCTATATTTTCGCGAAATGTATAATAATTAATTGGATTTTAGCTACCCATGGATGCATGAAGATAAACTACCTCGGGGTCAGTAGGACAAGGATCATTCCATCTCTAGCACAAAAGATGAAACCGTCCATTACCGTGACTGCCGTGATCTTTCGGCAGGATCAATTGCTAAGTTTGGTTGGAATATTAGGGAAATTCATGATTAATTTCACTAAATAACTCGTGACTAAGTAGCATGCAACAATCTAGCATACTAGATGAATATGAAAACATGCACATCAGCATCGCACATGTAACAACAACTACTAATAGAGTCATGAACAAATCACAACTAGTACTTCACAGCAGTCGATCGTTAGCTAATCATCTTAAGCAATCCGTTGAAAGAAAATTGTATGACGGTATTATCCAGTGAACTTGCAGAAATGTTGGATGCACATATGTGGTTTAAAGAACCAACGAATTTACCTTTCCCCCCTAACTAATCTGGGTGGGTCTGTGTTCCCTAATTGCCAATCACAACAGCCCACATCGCCCTAGCCCTGTGAACTCCTGTAAACCTTACGTTGATGTAGCATTGCTCAGGGAACTTACGTAAGGATAAGGAACTCATACCTTTGGAACTACATtgcgcatgcaatgaactaacaaaCACGGGAAGAGGTAAAAACGAAGTGAATACAACTTTTCTTCTACTTTTTCTTAAATAAAGGGGCTTACTCTCCCAATTTAATTAAGGAAACCACTATATGTTTGCACAAAGTTCTGAAATGCAGCACGTAAAGAAATAGCAACATCCTGGAGGATACGAAGATCCCCTCTTGCAGGAAACTTCGAAACATCCGCACACATGCTACAACGTAGCCATCAATGAAGGTATGAAACTAAAGAAAGCAATTCATTGCAAAGCAGACGACACCATCCATGAGTGATCGAAGGGCATCCACCCCTGCAAAACACGTAGGCTACTCTGCCCAATAGTCTTTTAGATCAAAGTCGAAGAGACTTCATtcccttttccttttccttctGCAATGACAAAGGGAGTAAATAAGGAAGGTGAAAAAAATGGACGGAATATATGAAGATCTAACACTAATATGCTGAAGTCCTACTTTGCTGGTAGCACGCCAAGGATCATGCCCTTCATAAGAGTGGGGCAGCTCCTGCACAAATCATCAAAGCCGTCCATGGACACCACTGCCCTAAGGTTGTCCGGACACCGGAGGAACTTGCAACACACCTTCTTCAACCCGTCACAGCCATGCGGCTCGGCAAGCCCTAGTATGGTGGTCACCGTGCTCACGTCGATGTGCTCACAAAGCTTCTTCTCACACATCGCCCTGAGTCTTGGGAGGTTGTACCTGTCTGCCGCGATGAGCAAGTGCTGCAGCAGGGCGCCCTCATTTTCATTTGTGTCCATCGCTGGAAATGAGTCGCTGTAGATGAACCCAAGCATGCCCTTGAATACCGTAGCGTCCATATCGTCTATATGCACGGTGGCGGCCGTGGACGTGCCTTCCTTCATGGGGCCAAAGAGGGCTGCCCTGAAGACCGTAGACCGGGCCGTGAGAATACACCGATGGGCGGCGAATGTCTCGCAGCCCACATGGAAGACCACGTCGGTGCCCTCCCCTGCCAGGAGAAAGTCTGTGAAGTTCTGTTGCATGTCGGACGGCGGAACCGTGATGAACGCGGTGTCGCATGTTGGATTTAGGACCACGATGTCGCACCGGATGGTGAAACTGCCGTTGTTGAGATGTTTGTCCAAGACTGCTCTGTCAATGTACTTAAACGCATCATTGCACTGGCCTCGTAGCTCTAGTATTTTGCTAGCGCGGATACGTGCCGGCTCTTGCTTGTCGGTCTCGTCAACGAAGCTAAACTCGACCTGCGCCTTCACGGGCTCTGCAGTGGTGTCTAGTTTCTCGTCGAGGAAGAGACAAAGTACTACGACCCCGTCTTCGCCCAGGTCATAGAGCGCGGGGTTGTAAACGATTCGCCAGCGGTGGCCTCCGACGGTGAAACGGTGAGATATGTTGGATTTCTCGCGCATGCGCGAGTGGCCTTGGACGACAAGCAAGTGGTACCCGCTGGCGCTGGGGCAGCTTGCAGGCGAGGTGTCAGCGCCGAGGAGCTCGCCGTTGGCGATGACGGATACCCCGACGAAGGACATGGTCTCTAGACTAATCTGCAACTCACTACCGGTGATCAATGAACCTTGGCTAGTTAGCAGGACCGCAGGAGAATTGGGTGGTTGCCGCTCGCGACGCCGTCGTCGCCTAATTTAATCTGAATCTACTCCGACTCCGATCGGACCAAGAGTTCAAGAGAAGGCGGCCGTCAACGCTAATCGCCTTTTAATGACTCTAGAAACGGATGGGAGGAGGTCATGATCTTAAATGGGCCTTCTTATGGGCCTTCATCGGTCCAGCTTGTAGGCATTGATCACGTGGATTAATACTGATCTTGTTACAAAGAGTGCACCAGGGCCGGTTTGGTTTGGTAATCATCGATGCTAATGTTGCCGCCTGTGCCGTTGGTGCATTACCCCACCCCTCCATCCACCGTCCACTCCCCCACCTCTATCGAACGGCCATGTACTGAACGTCATTAGGCATGAACCATTGGGCTGCACATCTAGTATCCATTGCAGAGCTTTACATGCATGCTCAGTAAGCTAACGTTGCATGTATGTTGTACAACATTGCATAACATCTCGTTGTGGTCTATTTCATTGCCTTACATAGAGATATAGGGAACGTATCTAGTGCACCGGGGcaattggtgctaccggtgcaccggatcCTGCTTTACATTCAAAAATGTTGGAAAAAATCCGGAAAAAATTAATGCATCGACACAACATCAATTCATGTTGTCATAcaaattcaaatcaaaattcaaaacaatgctcaagatacaaaaatgacaaaattgacgtcaatgtgctaatgggccaAAACCGAAGCCCAACTCgtgttatgtactccctccgttcctaaatataagtctttgtagagattccactagatggactacatacggaacaaaatgaatgaatctaaacttaaaatgcgtctatatacatccgtatgcggtTTATAGTGGaacctctacaaagacttacatttaggaacgaggGAATACTATTTAGTGTCAAATTTGTCAATTTTGTATCTCAAgcaatgtttcgaattttgatttgaatttttgtgacaatgtacattgatgttgtgtcaatgcactaaaatttttgcagatttttttgaacatttttgaatGTGGAACGGGTgatcggtgcaccggtagcaccaattgCCCCGGTGCACCAGATACATCCTCGAGAGATACAAGGGGGTACATATAGCAGCCGTAGCGATGAATGAGCGTGGGGATCGTGGTAGTCGTGGCCAGGAGCGTGAGACGCTCCTGCGCTGACTCTTGTGTTGACCAGCTCCAAGGCGCATAGCTTATCACTCAAAAATACACAGTATTCGTAAGTAGACTGTCGAGTATCGGGGAACCTGCCCAGTCCGCATCAGAGTATGCTGTAAGGGTATGAGGAGAAGAGTTCTTGATGAGGAGACCGTGGTCGAGAGTACCTTTGAGGTATCGGAGGATGCGCTTGATGTGGTTGAGATAGGGAAGACTAGGATCATGCATGTAGAGGCAAGCTTACTGAATAGAGTAAGCAAGCTCGGGACTGGTGAGGGTCATGTAATGCAAGGCTCCAGCGAGCCTGCGATAGAGGGTAGCATCAGGGACAGGTTCCCTGTCGGAGAAAAGCATTGATATAATGTAGTTAAGCCGTTCTAGATTTCTACTATTGATCTGTTGGTCTTTTGATTCGTATAATTTGATTTCCCAGTGATCTGTTCGCATGAGTTagatgtcactagtagaaaaggaggCATTTGTCCCGATTCgtaaaggcctttagtcccggttcttgaacccggactaaagggtcgttactaatgcctcccccctttagtcccggttctaatacgaaccgggacagatgtgcctccacgtggccgtgcgccgagcccaggcaagagggcctttggtcccggttggtggcaccaaccggaaccaaaaggcatccacgcgtcagcatttcagtgctcgtggtttttgtttttttaaagggggggttgggggttttgggggggttaatttaggtgtttcatatattgtgttagctagctaattaatagagagaagtgtcttctcttatgtccgtgcttggtcgacgctacgtactgtacatagagaggcactcgacacgctagctagtaagaaaatgaagggaaccattaagtacagaaattCGTCGTGCATAcccagagaagtgatcgatcgacctctccttctccgagagattggtcgaacaacaagttttcgtattatctatccgacgccactggctacatacatatacaatatgtaagatctcttacaatcccctagcaatttaaatcaatttccacatgatattctccggctttattgataacgtggtcaagaaagaatcccgccaattcctcttgaattgctttcatgcggtcttgttctaggagttcatcccgcatctgccacgtctaatttgaagaagggggttaatacatatatgaatgaaactcaacagaaatgatggtgtaataaaatgaaattgtgaatattattgcttaggcACTTCATATtgccttttagagtagccccgcttatttttcaaagtcgcgttgtagatgaactcgcacacgtagtatccacagaaatcattcccttgttcctgccacaagcactttacgagaaataaagatcaatcaaactgataatgaagcattataaatggcattaatgaaagtacagctatagaatcaacaggagatgcgcgcaactagctagctagtagtacttactttcgggtatgtatatcgcagctccttcggcagtcccggaacttctacggtgaactgtttccaaaccctgtaagacaaagaaaataattattattacttgagatatcaggaaatgaacaaaaagttgccgatatggtgcggtaatgatcgattgaacttacttgttgagaaaattagtcatgtccgcataggtttggggatcttttcg
It contains:
- the LOC119339931 gene encoding BTB/POZ and MATH domain-containing protein 2-like; translation: MSFVGVSVIANGELLGADTSPASCPSASGYHLLVVQGHSRMREKSNISHRFTVGGHRWRIVYNPALYDLGEDGVVVLCLFLDEKLDTTAEPVKAQVEFSFVDETDKQEPARIRASKILELRGQCNDAFKYIDRAVLDKHLNNGSFTIRCDIVVLNPTCDTAFITVPPSDMQQNFTDFLLAGEGTDVVFHVGCETFAAHRCILTARSTVFRAALFGPMKEGTSTAATVHIDDMDATVFKGMLGFIYSDSFPAMDTNENEGALLQHLLIAADRYNLPRLRAMCEKKLCEHIDVSTVTTILGLAEPHGCDGLKKVCCKFLRCPDNLRAVVSMDGFDDLCRSCPTLMKGMILGVLPAK